In Chiroxiphia lanceolata isolate bChiLan1 chromosome 2, bChiLan1.pri, whole genome shotgun sequence, a single genomic region encodes these proteins:
- the LOC116782670 gene encoding somatotropin-like, which translates to MAPGSWLSPLAIAVITVGLQWAQPAATFPAMPLASLFANAVLRAQHLHLLAAETYKEFERTYIPEDQRHTTKNSQVAFCYSEMIPAPMKKDDAQQKSDMELLHFSLALIQSWLTPVQYLSKVFTNNLVFGTSDRVYEKLKDLEEGIQALMRELEDRSPRGPQILRPTYEKFDVLVRSEDALLHNYGLLGCFKKDLHKVETYLKVMKCRRYGDGNCAV; encoded by the exons ATGGCTCCAG ggtCCTGGTTGTCTCCTCTGGCCATCGCTGTGATCACGGTGGGGCTgcagtgggcacagccagcTGCCACCTTCCCAGCCATGCCCCTGGCCAGCCTGTTTGCCAACGCTGTGCTGAGGGCTCAGCACCTTCACCTCCTGGCTGCCGAGACCTACAAGGAGTTT GAACGCACCTACATTCCAGAGGACCAGAGGCACACAACCAAGAATTCCCAGGTGGCGTTTTGTTACTCGGAAATGATCCCTGCTCCCATGAAGAAGGATGATGCCCAGCAGAAATCC GACATGGAGCTTCTCCATTTCTCCCTGGCTCTCATCCAGTCCTGGCTGACCCCGGTGCAGTACCTGAGCAAGGTGTTCACAAACAACCTGGTTTTTGGCACCTCAGACAGAGTGTATGAAAAGCTAAAGGACCTGGAGGAAGGGATCCAGGCCCTGATGAGG gagctggaggacCGGAGCCCGCGGGGGCCCCAGATCCTCAGGCCCACCTACGAGAAGTTCGACGTGCTGGTGCGCAGCGAGGACGCGCTGCTGCACAACTACGGCCTGCTGGGCTGCTTCAAGAAGGACCTGCACAAGGTGGAGACCTACCTGAAGGTCATGAAGTGCCGGCGCTACGGGGACGGGAACTGCGCCGTTTGA